Below is a window of Mesomycoplasma bovoculi M165/69 DNA.
GTTTAGTTGAACAATACAATCAAAGCTGAAAAAACAAAATTGTTATCATCAATGGTGGTGATGGTGGCGGTGGCAAAACCTTTTATTGTGACTTCGAATTTGCAGCCACTAATTTTGTAACCATTTGTGATTTAAAACCAATGTGACAAAATAGATTTGATGACAATGCCTTATTTTATTTAAGCACAGTCATTAGTGAACGACTCCACAAGTATGTTAATCATGGACTTACTCGTAAGGACTTAAATCCTGAAATTATGATTAAATTACCAGTTGATTCACAAGGTGATTTAGATATTAAATATATGTCTGATTATATTGCTAATTTAAAAATTAGAAATAATTAATTTTATCTAGTCGAGTCCAAACATAGGAACAATTGTTTTTTATATGTTTGTCAAATAAATTGCTTTTTTAAAAAACTCAATAATATTTTTATTTACTTTTAAACAATGTCATTATAATATAGTTGAATTATCTAATTGATTTCAATTTTTTGTTTATTTTGTTAAAAATTAAAAAGGAGTTATATGAAAAAGGCATCATTGAAAAATTTTTTTATCTTGTTGTCTACATCTGTGATTGCTACAACTTCGTTACTAGGTTTTAGCCACAATAAAACAACAGTTGATAATTTCACCAATAACCAAAGCACACCTAGTTTTAGTGCCCAATCTTTTGCTTCACAAACTGTGCAATCAACACAAACCAAAGCTACAGCTTATTTTGAAAAAACTGTTTTTCAAAATGCAGATTCATTTAATTATATAAATGTTAGTTTACCACTTCAAAGCAGTGAAATTAGTGATTTAAATTTAGATTCACTTTTTATTAGTTTTACATTGTCGCATCCAAATGCTGAAGATGACAATGTTATGTATCTTGGTTACAAAAATAAAGTGGATGAAATTACCAACAGTATTTTGCCAACCAAAGTTTCATTGGAAAACGGAAAATACAATGAGCAATCTAAAACTTATACTTTAACAGTGAAATTTTCAGGAATGTATGCTTGAGATTTATCAACTTTCAAATTTCAATTAGGACTTGATGGAAGAGCGATTGAAATTAAGCCAACTAATAAACCACAACCAAAACCAATTTATGAATCAAAAGCAGCAAAATCAACACAAACTAAAGTTAAAAGTAGAAAACGTCGTTCAGTCGAATCTATACCAAGCCCACAAAGAGAAGACCAAATGAGTGATGTAGATTTACTCAAACTAGTTCAGTCAACTCCTAAATACACACCGCCAGCAAGGCCACAATGAAAATCATCTTATAAAGACTTTAAAATCACTCCTGTTTTTCAAAGTCGTAGCGCAGAAGTTAGAGCTACTACCAACCATTATAAGCCTAACGGTTATGTAACTCTTAATGCTCCAGATGATTATTTAGGTGTTTTAGATCATAGCCAATGAACTGGGTTTGTACCTGACTTGAGATGATATCAAGTATCTATTCCTAATGAATATAGATTTTTTGAAAATGATGAGAGAAAATTCTACATAAATATGAATATTCAAGAAGGTAACAAATCATCTAGTGTTTCATATATAGTAGATGGTCACAAAGCTACATTAATTACTAACTATGGGTCTAATAAAAATGATATTAGTATGTTTGAAAAAACATATAAGGCAGATGATAACAAAGGGGTGATTACTTTTCAAATCCGTTTAGGTCAACGTTTTGACCCAGCTAAATCTAGATTAACAATGTCATTTACTGGATTTAGAAATGGAACATACTTTCAAGTAACAGGGTCTAAAACACCACCTAAAGTTACAAAATTAAGTGATTGACAACAACGTGAAGTTTGAAATAGAGGTACCTGAAATAAATATGTTACTATTGAAAATAGTGACCAAGCAAAAGAAAATGATAAATTAACAGTTGAATTAAAACACCCAGATGCACCAGATGTTACATTGCATTATAAAGTTGAAGGTCAAAAATTGGTTGATGATGGTAACAATGGCAACTCTATCAAATTTAAGATTTATAATAAATGAGGTAAAAATATAGATGTTAAAAGTGGACATAAATTTGGATTCTATGTTGAATTAAGTAGTTTATTTGATCCAACTAAAACTGAAATAGTTGTCACATTTAAAGGTAAAACACAAACTGTAAACTTACCTAACTTTTGAAATATGTTTCCTGAAAGATACTAATTGAACAAATTTCATATTAAAAAACACCCAAAACGGGTGTTTTTTAATTATTTTATTAATTTTTTAAAATTTTGTTGTATGATTGCAATTCCTTATTTTCTTTTATAATCTCAATTTAAACCTTTATCAAATAGAGCTGTTTTAAAATTCAGATCATCATGATGCATTTGGCGCAATGCTGACAAATAACTTTTGCGTTGGTCTGCAAAACCACCATAAATGACATCATAAGCTGGCAAATTATATTTACCATAATAACCTTTGTAATCAAAACCACTAGAGTATAAATTAGTAATTACACTTGTAGATGATTTTGAATCAGAACCTGCAAAAATACCATAGAGATTATCGCCAATGTAGACTCCAGAGCCACTAGCTCCTGGAGCTGTGACATAATTGTCAATGTGAGTGGTAAGTCCAGTTCATAGATAATGTTTTTTGACTATCTTACCATCTTTGAGATAAGGTACATCAAGGCTTTGTTGACCAAAGATTGGAGCTGTAATCAAAATATCACTCACTCCTGGTCGATTAACAAAATTGCGATATCCTCAACTAGTTGAAAAATCACTACCACCAGCTAGTGATTTTCAATCTACAAATTGATTGGATGCAATTTTAGAATATAAATCTCGATTTTTATTAATTCAAGGTGTCCGCGCTACATCTGAGTCCTTATTTGATTTGGGATATTTATCTTCATCTTTTAATTTTAGAGTAGATTCATACTTAAATTGAGGAAATCCCAAAGAATAAAATGGATTAGGTGGTAATTTATAATAATCATCGCTTAGTATATCTGTTTTATCAAGTTTGTTAGCTAAGTGACCATCATAAAAATCTTGAGTAATAAGACGAGCCTGGGCTTCTGAATCAAAGGTGATTTCAACTATGCCAACATCAAGTGCTAGTCCAAAATCTTGAATTTCCTTTTGCTTACTAATACTTGCCAAATCTAAATTAAAAAAGTCAGTTCCAAGTAAAACTGTCCTAATATTCATCTTACCAACAGGATTGAGACCTGTATAATTACCTTGCTTATCAAGACCATTATTGCTAACTCCATTTTTATCATGAACAGTGAGGGTTACTGTTTTGTAATCACTAGGATTATCTAGTGTTGGGGAAATAATTTTGTCAGTATTTACATCACTGTTGAGTTTGATAATTTCCAAATCTCAAGTATTTGTTTGCAAATCATTTGGATTAAAATTATCCAAAGTTCCTCAAAGTCCATCTTTTTGATAATTATTAGCAATTTTTAAATTTGCAATCACATGAGCAGCAGTGATAAAATATCAAGTTTTTGGATATGAGCCATCTGGCTCAATTTTGTAATCCAAAATTGTGGCACTACCTTCGTGGATGTTGACAAATTTAACCAAAGAAGCAGGATCGCTAGTTGAATTAAATCTGGCACCATCACGATAATAAAATGAAACTGCTCGTTTTGCCAAGTTTTGATAATTTGGATTAGCCAAAACTCTTGGTAATCCACTTCGATCTGGTCCAACATTATTTTGTCCAGCAACCATTACTCCAGGAAATTTTTTATTAGTTGCAACTAAATTAATATCAAGACCATCAATCTTGCCATTGTCCAAATGGGGCAAAGAATAAAATCTTTTTTGAGCATTTTGATAAAGCATTTGCCCAACCTCTTTGGCTTTTTTATCAAGATCTGCAAGAATTGAAGGATCAATTTTAGTATCTTTGTGTTCGCTTTCAAGTTGAAGAAAAGATGGTAAGGTTTTCTTATCATAATAGTATTCAAACTTGTTGCCATAATTATTTTTATAAGTAATTACATCTTTATTTGGATTATCGAATTTATAATAATCCCTTTTTACTCTTTTACCATCTTTGAAAAGTCCAGCAAGTTCTAAATAACTTTTTTGCTCATTAGGATTTACAAGCTCATCATTGTCATCATCACTTTGATCAAAGTTATCTTTGGGAGCGATGGTGCTAGCTATCTTTTGAGTATCTTGAGATTTTTGATTATCTAAAGGTGTAGAAATAGTTGGTGAACTACAAGATATTAATGAAAAAATAGGGATAAATAATCAAATTAATTTTTTTTTATTCATAGTTAGTGATTTATACAATAAAGGTATTTGTTTTTACAAAACTTTATTATATTATAGTTAAATAATGTTAGAAAATGTATAAATTAACTTCTTGTTGTTTAAGTTTTGTCACCTTAATGTTTAAAATTTAATAAATTTGTTAAATGTTTTTAAATTAACTGTGATTTTAATTGAAAACAAATTAATTGGATTTATTGGCTGTTGATTATAGTTTTGCTATAATTTATTTATTTAAAAAATGTTAAAAAATAGAATAGAAAGAGGAGGTTTTTTGTAGAAATATCATTTTACTACAAAAAATAAGCATAAATATGGCTAAATTTTTTAGAAAAAAAGTTCTTATTCCTTTAATGATTTCATTACCAGTTGTTGCAACAAGTATTGGAGTTGGAGTTTATTTTGGTAAAAAAACAACAATGTATGACCTCCCTAGTTTATCTATTGATTCATCTACTAATGAAATTAAAGATATTTTGACCAATTCTAATTCAGATGTGCCCACTGATTTGAAAGAATACTTGCTATCAATTGTAAATGATATTGATAAAAACAAAGAAATTGATGTTCAAAAAGTTGCAGAAACATTAAAAAAATGAGCAAAAATTAATGATTATTTATCTCAAATTAAACAAACTAATTTTAGTGAACATTACACTGATTTTTTACAACAATCTTTGAATTTAAATATTGCTGAAATCGAAAATAAAAAAAATAGTTTAGAAAAAGATATTGATAAAAAAGATGTATCTGGTGTTAAGCAATTAATTGATAAATCAGATGAAATTCAACAAATTGAAAATTCTTTGTCCAACTTTTACACAACTGGGGACAAGTTTAAAGAAGACTACAAACAAATTCAAAATGTTTTTACTAATCTTGATACTGTTTTAACAAAATCTAGTCTCCAAGAATTAAAAATGAATCTAGTTGATAACTTTACTAAACATCAAGATCTAAAAGGCTTTTTAAACAAAATTCAAAAAATTCAATCAAATGTTGAAAAAATTGCTTCTAAATCTAATGAGGATAGTGAAGTTGAAAAAAATGGTAAGATTGATATTAGTGATTTAGGAACTATAAAATCAAATGATAAAGATCTTAATGAATTAAAAGATTCAGTAGCTGATCTTCATTTAACACCAACTAAGCAACTAGATCAAATAGAAAATAATAAAAACAGTGCTGAATCACAAATAGATAATTTACAATCACTATCACTTGAGTTACAAACAGCTTTTAAAGATAAAATTAGTTCTACAGATGATGAAAAAATTATAACTGGCTTAGTTAATCAAGCTAGTGCATACAACACCACAGCAAGTGATCTCATTCACACTGTTGAAATGGCTAAAAATGTTAAACAAAGCTCAAGCTATACATCAGCTACCAATCAAAACATATTTGATAGTGCTTTTGAAAAAGCGCAAGAAGTATTAAATTCTAATTCAAAACTTATTTC
It encodes the following:
- the mip gene encoding Ig-specific serine endopeptidase MIP, encoding MNKKKLIWLFIPIFSLISCSSPTISTPLDNQKSQDTQKIASTIAPKDNFDQSDDDNDELVNPNEQKSYLELAGLFKDGKRVKRDYYKFDNPNKDVITYKNNYGNKFEYYYDKKTLPSFLQLESEHKDTKIDPSILADLDKKAKEVGQMLYQNAQKRFYSLPHLDNGKIDGLDINLVATNKKFPGVMVAGQNNVGPDRSGLPRVLANPNYQNLAKRAVSFYYRDGARFNSTSDPASLVKFVNIHEGSATILDYKIEPDGSYPKTWYFITAAHVIANLKIANNYQKDGLWGTLDNFNPNDLQTNTWDLEIIKLNSDVNTDKIISPTLDNPSDYKTVTLTVHDKNGVSNNGLDKQGNYTGLNPVGKMNIRTVLLGTDFFNLDLASISKQKEIQDFGLALDVGIVEITFDSEAQARLITQDFYDGHLANKLDKTDILSDDYYKLPPNPFYSLGFPQFKYESTLKLKDEDKYPKSNKDSDVARTPWINKNRDLYSKIASNQFVDWKSLAGGSDFSTSWGYRNFVNRPGVSDILITAPIFGQQSLDVPYLKDGKIVKKHYLWTGLTTHIDNYVTAPGASGSGVYIGDNLYGIFAGSDSKSSTSVITNLYSSGFDYKGYYGKYNLPAYDVIYGGFADQRKSYLSALRQMHHDDLNFKTALFDKGLNWDYKRK